A window of the Carassius gibelio isolate Cgi1373 ecotype wild population from Czech Republic chromosome B16, carGib1.2-hapl.c, whole genome shotgun sequence genome harbors these coding sequences:
- the LOC127975107 gene encoding transcription and mRNA export factor ENY2, whose protein sequence is MRAAINQKLIEMGERERLKELLRAKLIECGWRDQLKALCKEVIKEKGIENVTVEDLVAGVTPKGRALVPDSVKKELLQRIRAFLSQHST, encoded by the exons ATGAGGGCCGCCATTAACCAGAAGTTAATTGAGATGGGTGAGAGGGAGAG gTTAAAGGAGTTGCTTCGAGCCAAGCTCATCGAGTGTGGCTGGAGAGATCAGCTCAAAGCCCTCTGTAAAG AGGTGATCAAGGAGAAAGGAATAGAGAATGTTACTGTAGAAGACTTGGTCGCTGGAGTAACTCCCAAAGGAAGAG CACTGGTGCCTGACAGTGTAAAGAAAGAGCTCCTGCAGAGAATAAGAGCCTTCCTCTCCCAGCACTCGACATGA